A part of Streptomyces sp. NBC_01235 genomic DNA contains:
- a CDS encoding helix-turn-helix transcriptional regulator: MAPEQHTGGDELARFLRARRTQTSPESAGLTPGPGVRRTPGLRREELATLAGVSIDYYTRLERGKETRPSPGVVDALARALNLDDDEHHHLRELAARAAHYAPEPPPPSRTVRPHLKLLLETMRPNPAYIVSRSMDLLAWNPGGLALYAGIADWPVKQRNLARYLFLHCTARELFPDWDTQVRGCVARLRAEAGTNPDAPDLTSLVGELLLKSPDFAKLWERYEVIGRKKIQKTFHHPQVGILTLTGQSMHLEGTPGQRLGVYSAEPGSPDHDAMLLLDMTAPEISAHQVQEGSDRPLGT; this comes from the coding sequence ATGGCACCCGAGCAGCACACCGGCGGCGACGAACTGGCGCGCTTCCTGCGCGCCCGCCGTACCCAGACCAGCCCCGAGAGCGCCGGCCTCACCCCCGGGCCGGGCGTACGCCGCACTCCCGGCCTGCGCCGCGAGGAACTGGCCACGCTTGCCGGGGTCAGCATCGACTACTACACCCGCCTGGAGCGCGGCAAGGAAACCCGGCCCAGTCCCGGCGTCGTCGACGCCTTGGCCCGCGCCCTGAACCTCGACGACGACGAACACCACCACCTGCGCGAGCTGGCTGCCCGGGCCGCCCACTACGCTCCCGAACCGCCGCCGCCCAGCCGGACGGTCCGCCCGCACCTGAAGCTGCTGCTGGAGACGATGCGGCCGAACCCCGCCTACATCGTCAGCCGCAGCATGGACCTGCTCGCCTGGAACCCCGGGGGCCTGGCCCTGTACGCCGGCATCGCCGACTGGCCCGTCAAGCAGCGCAACCTCGCCCGCTACCTCTTTCTCCACTGCACTGCCCGCGAGTTGTTCCCCGACTGGGACACCCAGGTCCGCGGCTGCGTCGCCCGTCTGCGTGCCGAAGCCGGCACCAACCCGGACGCACCCGACCTCACCAGCCTCGTGGGAGAGCTTCTGCTCAAGAGTCCCGACTTCGCCAAGCTGTGGGAGCGCTACGAGGTCATCGGACGCAAGAAGATCCAGAAGACCTTCCACCACCCCCAGGTCGGCATCCTCACCCTGACCGGCCAGAGCATGCACCTCGAAGGCACCCCCGGCCAGCGTCTCGGCGTCTACAGTGCCGAACCCGGAAGCCCCGACCACGACGCCATGCTCCTGCTCGACATGACCGCGCCGGAGATCTCCGCGCACCAGGTCCAGGAGGGGTCAGACCGCCCGCTGGGTACGTAG
- a CDS encoding RNA methyltransferase yields the protein MPPLQRITSRNARFQQWESLLTNRNKRTRAREFLVQGVRPISMAVRYGWTVKALLYDGKRTLSQWAEDLLRSVDAERVAMAPDMLADLGEKSESAPELVAIIEMPADDLGRLTPGDDFLGVLFDRPTSPGNIGSIIRSADAFGAHGLIVSGHAADVYDPKSVRASTGSLFAVPAVRVPSPGDVMAWIDARRAMGQPIVLVGTDEKGDCDVFDFDFTQPVLLLIGNETSGLSSTWRDLCDHTVSVPMTGSASSLNAANAATAVLYEASRQRTAARKHSA from the coding sequence TTGCCACCGCTCCAGCGAATCACCTCACGCAACGCCCGCTTTCAGCAGTGGGAGTCGCTGCTGACCAACCGGAACAAGCGAACGCGAGCGCGCGAGTTCCTGGTGCAGGGTGTTCGTCCGATATCGATGGCAGTCCGGTACGGCTGGACCGTCAAGGCGCTGCTGTACGACGGCAAGCGGACCTTGTCGCAGTGGGCGGAGGACCTGTTACGGTCCGTCGACGCCGAGCGGGTCGCCATGGCGCCGGACATGCTGGCGGACCTCGGGGAGAAGAGCGAGAGCGCACCGGAACTCGTCGCCATCATTGAGATGCCGGCCGACGACCTCGGTCGGTTAACGCCCGGCGACGACTTCCTGGGCGTCCTGTTCGACCGGCCGACCAGTCCTGGGAACATCGGCAGCATCATCCGGTCTGCGGACGCCTTCGGGGCGCACGGGCTCATCGTGTCGGGACACGCCGCCGACGTGTACGACCCCAAGTCCGTGCGGGCGAGCACGGGTTCCCTGTTCGCCGTACCGGCCGTACGCGTTCCCTCGCCCGGCGACGTGATGGCCTGGATCGACGCGCGGCGGGCCATGGGGCAGCCGATCGTCCTGGTGGGCACCGATGAGAAGGGGGACTGCGACGTCTTCGACTTCGACTTCACCCAGCCGGTGCTGCTGCTGATCGGCAACGAGACGTCCGGGCTGAGCAGCACCTGGCGGGACCTGTGTGACCACACGGTCAGCGTTCCGATGACCGGCTCGGCGAGTTCGCTGAACGCCGCGAATGCCGCAACCGCTGTGCTGTACGAGGCTTCCCGTCAGCGGACCGCTGCGAGGAAGCACTCGGCCTGA
- a CDS encoding aldo/keto reductase, with translation MQTVILNNGVEMLILGFGVYQIPAEDTERAVSDALAAGYRLLDTAAAYNNEEAVGGAIKSSGVAREDLFVTTKLWVQDAPAEENTKRAFETSLNKLGLDHLDLYLMHQPFGDVYGQWRAMEALNREGLAKAIGVANFYPDRLIDLIANNEIVPAVNQIETHPFFQRADYQDLMRRHGVQIQSWGGFAEGKNDLFTNPVLAGIGKEHGKSVAQVVLRWLTQRGVITIPKSVRPERMAENIDVFDFELTDEQMASIATLDTGASLFFDHQDPEMVSWLSKRRLTD, from the coding sequence ATGCAGACCGTCATCCTCAACAACGGTGTCGAGATGCTGATCCTCGGCTTCGGCGTCTACCAGATCCCCGCCGAGGACACCGAACGCGCCGTCTCCGACGCGCTGGCCGCCGGCTACCGTCTGCTGGACACCGCCGCCGCCTACAACAACGAGGAAGCCGTCGGCGGCGCCATCAAGTCCAGCGGCGTCGCTCGCGAGGACCTGTTCGTCACCACCAAGTTGTGGGTGCAGGACGCCCCGGCCGAGGAGAACACGAAGCGCGCCTTCGAGACGTCACTGAACAAGTTGGGCCTGGACCACCTCGACCTGTACCTGATGCACCAGCCCTTCGGCGACGTCTACGGCCAGTGGCGCGCCATGGAAGCCCTCAACCGCGAGGGCCTCGCCAAGGCGATCGGTGTCGCCAATTTCTACCCCGACCGGCTGATCGATCTGATCGCCAACAACGAGATCGTGCCCGCGGTCAACCAGATCGAGACCCATCCGTTCTTCCAGCGCGCCGACTACCAGGACCTCATGCGCCGGCACGGCGTGCAGATCCAGTCCTGGGGCGGCTTCGCCGAAGGCAAGAACGACCTGTTCACGAACCCCGTACTGGCCGGGATCGGCAAGGAGCACGGCAAGTCGGTCGCGCAGGTCGTGCTGCGCTGGCTGACCCAGCGCGGCGTCATCACCATTCCCAAGTCGGTCCGTCCGGAGCGCATGGCGGAGAACATCGACGTCTTCGACTTCGAGCTGACGGACGAACAGATGGCGTCCATCGCCACCCTGGACACCGGCGCCTCCCTGTTCTTCGACCACCAGGACCCGGAGATGGTCAGCTGGCTCAGCAAGCGGCGCCTGACCGACTGA